The genomic segment GTACAGCGCGACCGCGCTGGACGCCATGAGTCGCTCCGCCGAGTCCGGGGCATGGGTCGCACTCTGAGCCCGTGGGCCGTTCCCGGCTCCGAACTGCCGTTGCCCGGGCGTCAGTTGCGGACGAGTAGCTGGAAGTCGAACGAGTAGCGCGAGGCACGGTAGACGTGGGTGCCGTACTCGACCGCGCGCCCGGTGTCGTCGTAGGCCGTGCGCTGCATGGTGAGGAGTGCGGCGCCCTCCGGCTCGCCGAGGCGCTCGGCCTCCTCGGGGGTGGCGATGCGGGCGCCGACGCTCTGGTGGGCGCTGTGCAGGGTGATGCCGGCGTTGCGCATCATCCGGTACAGGCCCGTCGACTCCAGGCGCTCGGTGGCGAGGTCCAGCAGTCCGGACGGGACGAAGTTGGACAGGAACGCCACCGGCTGGCCGTGGGTGAGGCGCAGCCGTTCGAAGAGGTGCACCTCGTCGCCCTCGGCGACGCCCAGGGCGGCCGCGACCTCGGCGGACGCCTGCCGGATCTCGCTCAGCAGCACCTTGGTCGTGGGCTGCTGTCCGGCCGCCTCCAGGTCGTCGTACAGACTGCTCAGCTCCAGCGGCCGTTTGACCTGGCTGTGCACCACCTGCGTGCCGACGCCCCGGCGGCGTACGAGCAGGCCCTTGTCGACGAGGGACTGGATGGCCTGCCGCACGGTCGGCCGGGACAGGCCGAGACGGCCGGCGAGCTCGATCTCGTTGCCCAGCAGGCTGCCCGGGCCGAGCGCACCGTGCTCGATGGCCGACTCCAGCTGCCGGGCCAGCTGGTAGTACAGCGGCACCGGGCTGCTCCGGTCGACGCTGAGGCCGAGACTCCCTGTACTCCCCGTAGTCGCGCTGGTCACGCCCATGAGGGTATCCGTCCGTCCGGATGACAGGAACCCCTGTCATCGCGTTGTCCTTACATGGCAGCGGGATGGGGTCGGTGAGGGACCGCCCGACGGGCCTCCGGGAGGTGGGCCGGCGGCCGGGCGGAAACCCTCGGAGACCGTCGGGGACTCCGTGTCCCGTCAGAGGTGGCGGCGCTGGTTGGCCACCTCGCGGTCGTACGTCACGCGCGCCTCGACGGCCGCCGGGCGGGAGGCGGTCGCCGCGACCGGGACGTCCCACCAGGCCTGAGCCGGGGGAGTGGTGGGCGCCGGGTCGGTCTCGACGTACACACAGGTGGGCCGGTCCGAGGCGCGGGCCGTCGCCAGCGCGTCCCGCAGCTCCTTCACGGTCTTGGCGCGCAGGACGTCCATGCCGAGGCTGGCCGCGTTCGCCGCGAGGTCGACCGGGAGCGGGGCGCCGGAGAAGGTGCCGTCGGCGGCGCGGTAGCGGTAGGCGGTGCCGAAGCGCTCGCCCCCGACCGACTCGGAGAGGCCGCCGATGGAGGCGTAGCCGTGGTTCTGGATGAGGACCAGGTTGACGGGCAGGCACTCCTGGACGGCCGTCACGATCTCCGTCGGCATCATCAGATACGTGCCGTCCCCGACCAGCGACCAGACGGCCGTGCCGGGCGCCGCCTGCTGGACACCGATCCCGGCGGGGATCTCGTAGCCCATGCAGGAGTAGCCGTACTCCAGGTGGTACTGGCGGGGGCTGCGGGCCCGCCACAGCTTGTGCAGGTCGCCGGGGAGCGAACCAGCGGCGTTGATGACGACGTCCTCGTCGCCGACGACGGCGTCGAGGGCGCCGAGCACCTGGCTCTGGGTGGGCACGGCGTGCTCGTCGGCCGGGGTGTAGGCGGCCTCGACGATCCGCTCCCAGCGCTCCTTGCCCACCCGGTACTCGGCCTCGTACGCCTCGCTCACCCGGTGGCCGTCCAGCGCCTCGGTGAGCGCCGTGAGACCGGCCCGTGCGTCGCAGACCACCGTCCGGGCCGCCAGCTTGTGGGCGTCGAAGGCGGCGATGTTGAGGTTGACGAAACGGACGTCCGGGGTCTGGAACAGGGTGTGGGAGGCGGTGGTGAAGTCGGTGTAGCGGGTGCCGACGCCGACGATCAGGTCGGCGGTGCGGGCGATGTCGTCGCAGACCGCCGTTCCGGTGTGGCCGATGCCGCCGAGATCGGCCGGGTGGTCGTACCGCAGCGACCCCTTGCCGGCCTGCGTGGACGCGACCGGGATGCCCGTGGCGTCGGCCAGCGCCTTCAGCGCCGCCTCGGCCTCGCTGTGGTGGATGCCGCCGCCCGCGACGATCAGGGGCCTTCGCGCGCCGCGGATGGCCCGCACCGCCTCCGCCAGCTCGACCGGGTCGGGCGCGGGGCGCCGTACGCGCCACACGCGCTCGGCGAAGAACTCCTCCGGCCAGTCGTACGCCTCCGCCTGGACGTCCTGTGGCAGGGCGAGGGTGACGGCGCCGGTGTCGGCCGGGTCGGCGAGGACGCGCATGGCGTTCAGGGCGGCCGGGATCAGGGCCTCCGGGCGGGTGATCCGGTCGAAGTAGCGGGAGACGGGGCGCAGGGTGTCGTTGACCGAGACATCGGCCTCGGTGGGGTGCTCCAGCTGCTGGAGCAGGGGGTCGGCGGTGCGGGTCGCGAAGTAGTCGCCGGGGAGGAGGAGTACGGGCAGGCGGTTGATGGTCGCCAGGGCGGCGCCGGTGACCAGATTGGTGGCTCCGGGGCCGATGGAGGTGGTGACCGCCTGCGCGGAGAGGCGGTTCAGCTGGCGGGCGTAGCCGACGGCGGCGTGCACCATGGACTGTTCGTTGCGGCCCTGGTGGAACGGCATCGTCTCCTCACCCGCCTCCAGGAGGGCCTGGCCGAGCCCCGCGACATTCCCGTGGCCGAAGATGCCCCAGGTCCCGGCGATCAGCCGGTGGCGTACGCCGTCGCGCTCGGTGTACTGCGCGGACAGGAACCGCACCAGCGCCTGGGCGACGGTCAGACGGCGGGTGGGCTGGGACATCGGGACCTCACAGGGGCGAAGGGTTGGCGTGGGGGCGGGGCTTGTGCGGGGCGGGCTTCGGGTACGGCGGGGTCTGTGCGTGCGGGGCTTCGTGAGCGGCGGGGTGTGTGCGGGGCGGGCTCGGGTCGGTGTGGGCTTGCGGTGTTCCGGGACTTCAGAGCAGCCCGACCGCGGTGTCGACCGCGGACTCCACGCCGCCCTCGGCGGGGTAGAGCAGGGAGCGGCCGACGACCAGGCCCTGGACGGTGGGCAGACGCAGGGCCTTGCGCCACTTCTCGTAGGCGACCTCCTGATCCTTGCCCACGTCGCCGCCGAGAAGCACGGCCGGCAGGGTGGACGTCTCCAGGACCTCGGCCATGGCGTCGGGGTCGTCGGTGACGGGCAGCTTCAGCCAGGTGTAGGCGGAGGTGCCGCCGAGCCCGGCCGCGATGGCGATGGAGCGGATGACCGCCTCGGCGCTCAGGTCGTTGCGGACCGTGCCGTCCACCCGGTGGGAGATGAACGGCTCGACGAACAGCGGCAGTCGGCGTGCCGCCATGTCGTCGACCGCCCGGGCCGTGGAGTACAGGGTCCGCAGGGAGCCGGGGTCGTCGTGGTCGACGCGCAGCAGCAGCTTGCCCGCGTCGAAGCGGAGCCGCTCGATGTCCTGCGGGCGGTGGCCGGTGAAACGGTCGTCCATCTCGAACGAGGCGCCGGCCAGCCCGCCGCGGTTCAGGGAACCCATGACGACCTTGCCCTCCAGGACGCCCAGGAGCAGCAGGTCCTCCAGGATGTCGGCGGTGGCGAGCACGCCGTCCACGCCGGGGCGCTCCAGCGCCACGCAGAGCCGTTCGAGGAGGTCGGCGCGGTCGGCCATGGCGAGGGGGCGGTCGCCGACGCGGAGCGCTCCGCGGGCGGGGTGGTCGGCGGCGATGATCATCAGGCGGCCGGTGGCGCCGATCAGCGGGCGGCGGGTGCGGCGCGCTGCCGCTTCGGCGACGGCCTCGGGGTGGTGGGCGCGGATGCGTGTGAGATCGGGGATGCGGATGGGCAAGGGGGGCTCCGTTCCAGGGGCTGGGCCCCTTTGACCCCTGGGGCGCCTGAGAGCTCGGGGGTGTGGGTGGTGTGGCGGGTGCGGGTCCGGTGGGGGCTGGTCGCGCAGTTCCCCGCGCCCCTGAAAAGCAGGGGCTGCGCCCCGTGCTTTTCGGCCCGCGGGCCCGCCGTCTTCCAGGCCCGCAGGGCTTGGTCTTTCAGCCCCGCAGGGCCGGTCTTTCAGGCCCGCAGGGCCGGGGCTTTCAGGGGCGCAACCCCTGCTTCTCAGGGGCGCAGGGCCTGGCCTTTCAGGGGCACGGGGAACTGCGCGACCAGCCCCCACCCACCCGCGGACGGAGGCGAACCGCATGGTCATCCACCCGTCAACAGCTCCTCGACCTCCTCCGGCGTCGGCATCGCCGAGGAGCAGGCGAGCCGGGACGCGACGATCGCCCCCGCCGCGTTGGCGTGGCGCATGATCCGCTCCAGGTCCCAGCCGCGCAGCAGCCCGTGGCAGAGGGAGCCGCCGAAGGCGTCGCCCGCGCCGAGCCCGTTGACGACCTCCACCGGCACCGGCGGCACCTCGGCGACCGTGCCGTCGCGGTGGACGGCGAGGACGCCCTTGGGGCCCTGCTTGACGACGGCCAGCTCCACACCCGCCTCCAGCAGCGCCTCCGCGCAGGCCCGGGGTTCGCGTACGCCGGTGGCGATCTCGCACTCGTCGAGGTTGCCGACGGCGACGGTGGCGTGCCGCAGGGCCTCGGCGTAGTACGGGCGGGCCGCCTCGGGGTCCGTCCAGAACATCGGGCGCCAGTCGAGGTCGAAGACGGTGATGCCGGACCTGCCGCGGGCCTTGAGCGCGGCGAGCGTGGCCGAGCGGCTGGGCTCCTCGCTCAGACCGGTGCCGGTGATCCAGAAGATGCGGGCGGCGCGGATGGCGAAGCAGTCCAGCTCGTCGGTGCGGATCTCCAGGTCGGGGGCCTTGGGGCGGCGGTAGAAGTACAGCGGGAAGTCGTCCGGCGGGAAGATCTCGCAGAACGTGACCGGGGTCGGGTACTCCGCCACGGGCGTGACGAAGCGGTCGTCGACACCGAACTCCTTGAGCGCCTCGTGCAGGAACGTGCCGAACGGGTCGTCGCCGGTCCGTGTGATCACGGCGGTGCTGTCACCGAGCCGTGCGGCGGCCACCGCGACGTTGGCGGCCGATCCGCCGAGGAACTTTCCGAAGGACTCGACGCGTGCGAGCGGGACGCCGGTCTGCAACGGATAGAGATCGATTCCGATACGGCCCATCGTGATCAGATCGAAGGATTCGGCGGACTCGGGCATGCGCGTCGCTCCTCGGGTGGGGGATGCGGGCCACCGGAGGTCCACGGCGCACGGGGATGCGAGCACGTGTGTCCGGATGTATCCCAGGTGTAGGACCCGAAGCGACCCTCTGTCAAGACTTTGTACTGACATCCTGACCTGCTCGTGAAATAATGTCTTAACAAAGTCTTGACAGGGGGGTCCGCCAGGGGTTTGTATCCCGTCCCAACGAAACAGCGCAGTCGGCCTACCGGCACAATGATCCGGACTTCGAATGTCCGGGCCCGCGCGGGCACTCCGCTCGACGCTGTCCCGTTCCCTTTCCCCCTGTCGCACAGTGAGGTGCAGGAAAGATGGACCGCACGTTTCACTCCCGCTCACGCAGAGTGGCCCCCTTCTTCGCCATGGCCGCGGCGTCCGCGTTGCTCATAGCCGGCTGCTCCAGCGGTTCCGGCGGCAAGGAGTCCGAGGAGGGCGGGGCAGACGCCTCCGCGGGCAAGGCCGACACCCCCCGGATGAAGGTCGCGCTGGTCACCCACCAGGCCCCCGGCGACACCTTCTGGGACATCGTCCGCAAGGGCGCCCAGGCGGCGGCCGCCAAGGACAACATCGAGCTCATCTACTCGGCGGACCCGAACGCCGGCACCCAGGCCAACCTCGTGCAGAACGCGATCGACCAGAAGGTCGACGGCATCGCCATCACCCTCGCCAAGCCCGACGCGATGAAGGACGTCGTGGCCAAGGCGACGAAGGCGGGCATCCCCGTGGTCGGCCTCAACTCCGGTCTGAGCGACTGGCAGAACCTCGGTCTGATGTCCTTCTTCGGGCAGGACGAGAGCGTGGCGGGCGAGGCGTTCGGCAAGCGGCTGAACGACGTCGGCGCCAAGAAGGCCGTCTGTGTCGTGCAGGAGCAGGGCAACGTCGGCCTGGAGCAGCGCTGCGCGGGTGTGGAGAAGACCTTCGAGGGCGACACCGAGATCCTCAACGTCACGGGCACCGACATGCCGTCCGTGAAGTCGACCATCAGCGCCAAGCTCAAGCAGGACACCGCCATCGACTACGTGGTCGCCCTCGGTGCCCCCTACGCCCTGACCGCGGTCCAGTCGGTCGCGGACGCGGGCAGCAAGGCGAAGGTCGCCACCTTCGACCTGAACAAGGAGCTGACGGACGCCATCAAGAGCGGTGACATCGAGTTCGCGGTGGACCAGCAGCCGTATCTGCAGGGCTACTTGGCCGTGGACTCGCTGTGGCTCTACAAGAACAACGGCAACTACAGCGGCGGCGGCGAGGAAGCGGTGCTGACCGGCCCCGCGTTCGTCGACGAGAAGAACGTCGACACGATCGCCAAGTTCGCCGCGAAGGGCACCCGGTGATCTGAATGACCCAAGCAACGGCACCGGCGACGAGTTCACCCTCGTCGCCGGCTCCGCCGGCCGGCGCGCAGAAGGACGGGCGCACCGTACAGCGCTCGCTCGGGCGTCGGCTGATGGCCCGCCCCGAGGTCGGCGCGCTGATCGCGGCGATCGGCGTGTACGTCTTCTTCTTCTCGGTGGCCCCGTCCTTCCGTGAGGCCAGTTCGCTGGCGACCGTGCTCTACCAGGCCTCCGTGATGGGCATCATGGCGATCCCGGTGGCCCTGCTGATGATCGGCGGGGAGTTCGACCTGTCCGCCGGTGTCGCGGTCACCACCTCCGCGCTGACCGCGGCGATCATCAGCTTCCAGCTGACGGTGAACGTGTGGACCGGTGTCTTCGTCGCGCTGATCATGTCGTTGGCGGTGGGAGCGTTCAACGGCTGGCTGCTGATCAGGACCGGCCTGCCCAGCTTCCTCGTCACGCTCGGGTCGTTCCTGATCCTGCAGGGCTCCAACCTCGCCGTCACGAAGATCTTCACCGGCAATGTCGCGTCCGACTCCATCAGCGACATGGACGGCTTCGACCAGGCCAAGAGCGTCTTCGCCTCCGAGATCGGCATCGGCGGCGTCGACGTCAAGATCACGGTCTTCTACTGGCTGGCGTTCGCGGCGATCGCCACCTGGCTGCTGCTGCGCACCAAGTTCGGCAACTGGATCTTCGCCGTCGGCGGCAACAAGGACAGTGCGCGGGCCGTCGGCGTGCCCGTGAACTTCACGAAGATCGCCCTGTTCATGGGCGTCGGCGCGGGCGCCTGGTTCGTCGGGATGCACCTGCTGTTCTCGTTCAACACGGTGCAGTCCGGTGAGGGCGTGGGCAACGAGTTCCTGTACATCATCGCCGCGGTGATCGGCGGCTGTCTGCTGACCGGCGGCTACGGCTCCGCGGTCGGCCCGGTGATCGGTGCCTTCATCTTCGGCATGGTCTCCCAGGGCATCGTCTACGCCAACTGGAACCCCGACTGGTTCAAGGCCTTCCTCGGCGTGATGCTCCTGATCGCCGCCCTCGTCAACTTGTGGGTCCGCAGCCAGGCGACCCGGAGGTGAACCACCCCATGACCAACACCAACGGATCAGCGGCCAGCGGTGCGCCCGCGAAAGACACCGCCGAGGACACCGTCCGGGACGCGGCGGCGCCCGGCCGGGACCAGCCGATCGTCGAACTGCGCGACGCGGGCAAGGCCTACGGCAACATCCGCGCCCTGCACGGTGTGAACCTCACCGTCCACCCCGGCAAGGTCACCTGCGTGCTCGGCGACAACGGCGCCGGCAAGTCCACCCTCATCAAAATCATCTCCGGGCTGCACCAGCACACCGAGGGCGAGTTCGTCATCGACGGCAAGCCGGTGCGCTTCTCCACCCCGCGCGAGGCCCTGGACGCCGGCATCGCCACCGTCTACCAGGACCTGGCCACCGTGCCCCTGATGCCGGTCTGGCGCAACTTCTTCCTCGGCTCGGAGATGACCAAGGGCCCCTGGCCCGTGCGCCGCCTCGACATCGAGAAGATGAAGAAGACCGCGGACGAGGAACTGCGGAACATGGGCATCGTCCTGGACGACCTCGACCAGCCCATCGGCACCCTCTCCGGCGGCCAGCGCCAGTGCGTGGCCATCGCCCGCGCCGTCTACTTCGGCGCCCGGGTGCTGATCCTCGACGAACCCACCGCCGCCCTCGGCGTGAAGCAGTCCGGTGTCGTGCTGAAGTACATCGCCGCCGCCCGCGACCGCGGCCTCGGCGTCATCTTCATCACCCACAACCCCCACCACGCCTACATGGTCGGCGACCACTTCAGCGTCCTGCGCCTCGGCACCATGGAACTCTCCGCCGCCCGCGACCAAGTCAGCCTCGAAGAACTCACCAACCACATGGCCGGCGGCACCGAACTCGCCGCCCTCAAGCACGAGTTGGCCCAAGTACGCGGTGTGGACGTCGAGGAACTCCCCGAGGCGGAAGACCTCACCGTACCCGTGGGCCCCTCGAAGGACGGGACCGCGTGACACCGGCGGCTGCTCCCCGCGAGCAGCCACGCCGCTGACGACGGCCGGGTCGTCAGGACGCCTCTGCGGGTATGACAGCCCCTTCGACGGAAGGGGCGTCCAGGAGAGGCATCCCGACGATCGCGGCCGTTCGCGCCGACGGGGCTTCGGGCGACGGATCCGTTGCCGGTCACCGCGACCCGACAACCCCCGGAACCTGCGGTTCAGCGCTGCCGCCAAGGGACTTGACGGTGTCTCCCCGGCTCGCGGACTTGGCTGGCGATCGCCTTGCTGTTCGGTTACCGGGCCGTCACCATGAGGTGTGCCGCCCGGAGCCGGACGCCCGAGGAGACGCCTATGGACAGGTATGAGCAGCCCTTCGCCACGAGCGTCGTCAGGGACCTGCACGACACCTCACTGGACGAGGTGCCGGAGTCCGCTCAGGAGTCGGTCATGGCAAGGATGCTCGCAGGTGGCGGAGAGCCGGTGGCCGCCTTCCAGTCGTCGCTCTGACCGGCCTGGCCGGAACGACGAGGGATCGTACCGGTGACGGTGGCGCGGCCCTTCCGCCAGTTTGTGATCAAGGTGCACAGCCGTTGCGATCTGGCCTGTGACCACTGCTACGTCTATCAGCACGCCGACCAGAGCTGGCGCGGGCGTCCGGTGACGATGTCGGAGGAAACGTTCCGTCGTGCGGCTGGGCGGATCGCCGAGCATGCCGCCGCGCACCGGCTCACCCGCGTCCATGTCGTGCTCCACGGCGGCGAGCCCCTGCTCGCCGGACGGGAACGACTGCGCGGCTTCGCCCGGGACCTGCGCTCCGCACTGCACGGCGTGGCCGAACTCGACCTGCGCATGCAGACCAACGGACTCCGACTGGACGACGCGTTCTGCGCGATGCTCGTCGACGAGTCCATCGTCACCAGCATCTCGCTCGACGGCGACGAGGCGTCCAACGACCGCCACCGGATCAGGCGGAACGGCTCCGGCTCCTACCGGGATGTGGTGTGCGCGGTGCGTCTCCTGGGTGCACCGCCCCACCGCGGCGCCTTCGGCGGACTGCTCTGCACGGTCGACGTCGAGAACGATCCCGTGGAGGTGTACCGGGCGCTGGCCGAACTCCGCCCGCCCGCCATCGACTTCCTGCTGCCGCACGCCACGTGGGAGTACCCGCCACCCCGCCCCGGCGGCGAGACCGACTACGCGGACTGGCTGATCGCCGTGCACAAGCAGTGGACCGCGGACGGCATGCCGACACGGATCCGGATGTTCGAGTCCATCAGCCGGCTGAGCCATGGCCGCGGCAGCCTCACCGAGGCGCTGGGGCTCGGCAGTTCGGACCTCCTCGTGATCGAGACCGACGGCGCCGTCGAACAGGCGGACTGGCTGAAGACGGCCTATCCCGGAGCTCCGGAGACGGGCATGCACATCGCCACCCACCGCCTGGAGGAGGCCGCCGAACACCGGGGCATCCAGGCCCGCCGCGCCGGACTGGACGGGCTGAGCGCGCAGTGCCGCGCCTGCCCCGTCGTATCGGTCTGCGGCGGTGGGCTCTACGGACACCGCCACCGCACATCCAACGGCTTCGACAACCCCTCCGTCTACTGCGCGGACCTGCTGAAGATCACCGAGTACGTCCAGTCCACGGAACGCGCCGCCGCCGCCGTCCGCCACGGCTGGCACGCTCTGCCCTGGGCCCACTTCGACGAACTGGCCGGAGGGTACGGCGGCACGGCGGCCGTCCGGTCGCTGGCCGCGGCCCAGAACAGCCAGCGACGGGCCCTGCTGGCGGGCGCCCACCGCGCGGACACCCAGGGTCCGGGCGCCGGCCCCGGGCCCGGCCCAGGACCGAGCCCGGGAAGCGGCGGGCCGGCGGACTCGGTACCGGGCTGGGAGGCGGTCCTCGGTCTGCCCGCGGCCGCCCTGGACGTGCTGCTGGCCGACCCGTACCTACGCGTGTGGGCCCTCGCCTGCGGCCAGTCGGTGCGACGGCGGGCCGAGGGCCACCCGGCCGAGGCCGCGCTGTCGGCCGTCGCCCGCACCGGCGGACAGCTGACCCTGTCCGTCCCGCTGCGGCACGGACCCGAGGGCTCCGCGATCCATCTGCCCGGCGTGGGGCGGCTGTTGCTGCGCGCCGGCAGCCGGGACCGGCGGTCCGGGACGGTCACCGTGACGGCCGCCGACACCGCGCTCACCGTCGAAGGGCGGACCCTGGGCCGGGAACGGCCACCCGACGGCATGATCTGGCAGCCCCTGCGACGCCTGTCCGCGGATGGGCTGGACGTGGCCCTGGACGACCTGGATCCCTCCCGCGACTGTTACGGCTACGAGCCGCTCTCCCGCCTTTCCGAGGCCGAATTCCGGCAATGGGAGGCGATGTTCGGGGAAGCCTGGCAGCT from the Streptomyces sp. NBC_00310 genome contains:
- a CDS encoding GntR family transcriptional regulator produces the protein MGVTSATTGSTGSLGLSVDRSSPVPLYYQLARQLESAIEHGALGPGSLLGNEIELAGRLGLSRPTVRQAIQSLVDKGLLVRRRGVGTQVVHSQVKRPLELSSLYDDLEAAGQQPTTKVLLSEIRQASAEVAAALGVAEGDEVHLFERLRLTHGQPVAFLSNFVPSGLLDLATERLESTGLYRMMRNAGITLHSAHQSVGARIATPEEAERLGEPEGAALLTMQRTAYDDTGRAVEYGTHVYRASRYSFDFQLLVRN
- the iolD gene encoding 3D-(3,5/4)-trihydroxycyclohexane-1,2-dione acylhydrolase (decyclizing), translating into MSQPTRRLTVAQALVRFLSAQYTERDGVRHRLIAGTWGIFGHGNVAGLGQALLEAGEETMPFHQGRNEQSMVHAAVGYARQLNRLSAQAVTTSIGPGATNLVTGAALATINRLPVLLLPGDYFATRTADPLLQQLEHPTEADVSVNDTLRPVSRYFDRITRPEALIPAALNAMRVLADPADTGAVTLALPQDVQAEAYDWPEEFFAERVWRVRRPAPDPVELAEAVRAIRGARRPLIVAGGGIHHSEAEAALKALADATGIPVASTQAGKGSLRYDHPADLGGIGHTGTAVCDDIARTADLIVGVGTRYTDFTTASHTLFQTPDVRFVNLNIAAFDAHKLAARTVVCDARAGLTALTEALDGHRVSEAYEAEYRVGKERWERIVEAAYTPADEHAVPTQSQVLGALDAVVGDEDVVINAAGSLPGDLHKLWRARSPRQYHLEYGYSCMGYEIPAGIGVQQAAPGTAVWSLVGDGTYLMMPTEIVTAVQECLPVNLVLIQNHGYASIGGLSESVGGERFGTAYRYRAADGTFSGAPLPVDLAANAASLGMDVLRAKTVKELRDALATARASDRPTCVYVETDPAPTTPPAQAWWDVPVAATASRPAAVEARVTYDREVANQRRHL
- a CDS encoding Cgl0159 family (beta/alpha)8-fold protein, with translation MPIRIPDLTRIRAHHPEAVAEAAARRTRRPLIGATGRLMIIAADHPARGALRVGDRPLAMADRADLLERLCVALERPGVDGVLATADILEDLLLLGVLEGKVVMGSLNRGGLAGASFEMDDRFTGHRPQDIERLRFDAGKLLLRVDHDDPGSLRTLYSTARAVDDMAARRLPLFVEPFISHRVDGTVRNDLSAEAVIRSIAIAAGLGGTSAYTWLKLPVTDDPDAMAEVLETSTLPAVLLGGDVGKDQEVAYEKWRKALRLPTVQGLVVGRSLLYPAEGGVESAVDTAVGLL
- the iolC gene encoding 5-dehydro-2-deoxygluconokinase; this encodes MPESAESFDLITMGRIGIDLYPLQTGVPLARVESFGKFLGGSAANVAVAAARLGDSTAVITRTGDDPFGTFLHEALKEFGVDDRFVTPVAEYPTPVTFCEIFPPDDFPLYFYRRPKAPDLEIRTDELDCFAIRAARIFWITGTGLSEEPSRSATLAALKARGRSGITVFDLDWRPMFWTDPEAARPYYAEALRHATVAVGNLDECEIATGVREPRACAEALLEAGVELAVVKQGPKGVLAVHRDGTVAEVPPVPVEVVNGLGAGDAFGGSLCHGLLRGWDLERIMRHANAAGAIVASRLACSSAMPTPEEVEELLTGG
- a CDS encoding sugar ABC transporter substrate-binding protein: MDRTFHSRSRRVAPFFAMAAASALLIAGCSSGSGGKESEEGGADASAGKADTPRMKVALVTHQAPGDTFWDIVRKGAQAAAAKDNIELIYSADPNAGTQANLVQNAIDQKVDGIAITLAKPDAMKDVVAKATKAGIPVVGLNSGLSDWQNLGLMSFFGQDESVAGEAFGKRLNDVGAKKAVCVVQEQGNVGLEQRCAGVEKTFEGDTEILNVTGTDMPSVKSTISAKLKQDTAIDYVVALGAPYALTAVQSVADAGSKAKVATFDLNKELTDAIKSGDIEFAVDQQPYLQGYLAVDSLWLYKNNGNYSGGGEEAVLTGPAFVDEKNVDTIAKFAAKGTR
- a CDS encoding ABC transporter permease, whose protein sequence is MTQATAPATSSPSSPAPPAGAQKDGRTVQRSLGRRLMARPEVGALIAAIGVYVFFFSVAPSFREASSLATVLYQASVMGIMAIPVALLMIGGEFDLSAGVAVTTSALTAAIISFQLTVNVWTGVFVALIMSLAVGAFNGWLLIRTGLPSFLVTLGSFLILQGSNLAVTKIFTGNVASDSISDMDGFDQAKSVFASEIGIGGVDVKITVFYWLAFAAIATWLLLRTKFGNWIFAVGGNKDSARAVGVPVNFTKIALFMGVGAGAWFVGMHLLFSFNTVQSGEGVGNEFLYIIAAVIGGCLLTGGYGSAVGPVIGAFIFGMVSQGIVYANWNPDWFKAFLGVMLLIAALVNLWVRSQATRR
- a CDS encoding ATP-binding cassette domain-containing protein, translating into MTNTNGSAASGAPAKDTAEDTVRDAAAPGRDQPIVELRDAGKAYGNIRALHGVNLTVHPGKVTCVLGDNGAGKSTLIKIISGLHQHTEGEFVIDGKPVRFSTPREALDAGIATVYQDLATVPLMPVWRNFFLGSEMTKGPWPVRRLDIEKMKKTADEELRNMGIVLDDLDQPIGTLSGGQRQCVAIARAVYFGARVLILDEPTAALGVKQSGVVLKYIAAARDRGLGVIFITHNPHHAYMVGDHFSVLRLGTMELSAARDQVSLEELTNHMAGGTELAALKHELAQVRGVDVEELPEAEDLTVPVGPSKDGTA
- the fxsA gene encoding FxSxx-COOH cyclophane-containing RiPP peptide, with product MDRYEQPFATSVVRDLHDTSLDEVPESAQESVMARMLAGGGEPVAAFQSSL
- a CDS encoding FxsB family cyclophane-forming radical SAM/SPASM peptide maturase — its product is MTVARPFRQFVIKVHSRCDLACDHCYVYQHADQSWRGRPVTMSEETFRRAAGRIAEHAAAHRLTRVHVVLHGGEPLLAGRERLRGFARDLRSALHGVAELDLRMQTNGLRLDDAFCAMLVDESIVTSISLDGDEASNDRHRIRRNGSGSYRDVVCAVRLLGAPPHRGAFGGLLCTVDVENDPVEVYRALAELRPPAIDFLLPHATWEYPPPRPGGETDYADWLIAVHKQWTADGMPTRIRMFESISRLSHGRGSLTEALGLGSSDLLVIETDGAVEQADWLKTAYPGAPETGMHIATHRLEEAAEHRGIQARRAGLDGLSAQCRACPVVSVCGGGLYGHRHRTSNGFDNPSVYCADLLKITEYVQSTERAAAAVRHGWHALPWAHFDELAGGYGGTAAVRSLAAAQNSQRRALLAGAHRADTQGPGAGPGPGPGPSPGSGGPADSVPGWEAVLGLPAAALDVLLADPYLRVWALACGQSVRRRAEGHPAEAALSAVARTGGQLTLSVPLRHGPEGSAIHLPGVGRLLLRAGSRDRRSGTVTVTAADTALTVEGRTLGRERPPDGMIWQPLRRLSADGLDVALDDLDPSRDCYGYEPLSRLSEAEFRQWEAMFGEAWQLIRTAYPDYAQGIAAGLTTVTPLAPALSGDDVSATSRHAFGAVGIALPRSAEDLAMLLIHEYQHVKLGAMFDMFDLLDGLDDRRYHVLWRPDPRPLDAIVQGAYAHLAVADVWWIRVRRGATGVGPALYERSRVEADKWRTAVLDALDTVAGTGSLTALGHRFVRGLRGEAETLGGVAETGPIAV